From Pantoea vagans:
GCGGCCAGTCGATTATCCATAATGGCTGGATTGAACACTGTGACAACCCTGGCGACCTCTCTAACGGTCAGTGGATCGTTGATGCGCTGAGCCTGGAGGATTGTAAGAATCCGCTGATCGCGCACAACACCCGTCTGAATATGCGTCAGACCAGCCTGCAGTCGGGCAGCTGGATCGACAACTCCATGCAGGGCGACCGTCTGCTCAGCATCTGGGAGATGGGATCGACCCGCGTCGAGTCCTATGGTGTCGCGCTGGATGGCAGCCTGAAGTACAACTACATCACCTCACGCTGGCGCTTAGAGAACAATACGAACCAGGAGACCTGGTTTGATCTCGGCAGCCTCTACTCACCGACGGTGGGTGATTCGTGGGAGATCGAAATTTTTGGTCAGTCGCAGTTCAGTAACGGCAGTGGCGATAAGCCGCTGATGAACCTGATTGGTGACAAGACCACCGGTGGTCGCGCAGTGATCCACGTGCAGCGTAAGAAAGACCTGTCGGAAGCGAGCTGGTCGGCCGAAGGCAGCAGCCCGATTGTGGATGTGCGCTATGTGGCAGAGCATGACACCGATGTCCGTATCTTCGTCAAACTGGCGGGCTGGACGCCGTCGGCTGCCGTGCTGGTAAAAACCACCGGTAAAGATCGCTTTGTGACCGGTCGCTGTGCGCGGGTCAACGCGAAGATGGAGAAGGGCAATCCGCCATCGGGCGACGCGACCAAACGCGCGCCGCAGCGTTTCAGCCTGCATAACGGCAAAGCGGGCGTGGGGGCCAACGAGCAGGGCGATCTGCTGATGGCTTCCCGTCCGCTCTCCGCCGATCAGGTCGATACCAGTAAGCCGGAAGGCTTTGTTTCCGTGGTGATCAACGGTAAACAGGTTGCGCTGCCTTACTTCGCGATTAAGTCTTAACCCCTTGTTTCAGGGCCGCCACGATGGAGGCGGTCGGTTTAACAGGAGCAGTACCTTTGGGTGCGTTATCCCGTAAAGCATTACTTTAAACAGAGTTCATTTTGCCCATTTCGGATCTGGGCGGCTTACAGAATTAAAAAAAATTCATTCGGAGTTGTTATGAAAATTTTATTGGTGGGTAACCATACGTGTGGGAATCGCGGGGATGGCGCGATTCTTCGTGGACTGATCGATTCGATGAAGTCTGCACGCAGTGATTTAGACATTGATGTTATTAGCCGTTATCCAACCAGCTCCGGTTATCTGCTCCAGCAGGATATTCAGCAGGATGCGCTGTATCTGCACAACAGCAAATCTGGTAAAGGTCTGGTCGGTTCGTTTAAGCGTAAAGTGGCGAACCGTCTGATGCCCGATATCATGATGGCGCATCTGGGCAAGGGCGGGATCTTTAAGTCATTCTCTGTGCCGCCGCACCTGAAGGCCTTTACCGAAAGCCTGGCAAAATATGATGCGATTATTCAGGTTGGCGGATCCTTCTTCGTCGATCTCTATGGCGTGACCCAGTTTGACCATGCGCTCTGTGCGCTGATGGCGAAAAAGCCAATCTACCTGATTGGCCATTCAGTGGGACCTTTCCAGAACCCGCGCGTCAATGCGCTGGCGAACTTTGTCTTTGATCGGGTCGACAGCCTGGTACTGCGTGAGTCGGTCAGCCTTGACCTGATGAAGCGCGATGGCGTGACCAGCTCTAAAGTTGCCTCTGGCGTGGATACTGCATTCCTGGTGCGTGCGCGTGAAGTGGAGAACCCGAGCCACAACCTGCTCTACTGGCAGGGCATTATCGCTGGCCGTAAAACCATCGCGATCACCGTGCGTGAACTGGCACCATTTGATAAACGTCTGGGCGTGACGCAGAAAGAGTATGAAGCAGCCTTTGGCCGGGTAATCAATGCGATGATTGCCGAAGGCTATCAGGTTGTCGCGTTCTCCACCTGTACCGGCATCGACAGCTACGCCAAAGATGACCGCATGGTGGCACTGACACTGCGTGACCACGTGGCGCAGCCTGAACATTACCATGTCATCATGGACGAGTTTAACGACCTGGAGCTGGGCATCCTGCTGAGTCACTGCCATCTGACCATCGGTACCCGCCTGCACTCGGCGATTATCTCCATGAACTTTGGCACCCCGGCTGTGGCGATCAACTATGAGCACAAGTCGATGGGTGTAATGAACCAGCTTGGTCTGCCGCAGATGGCAACCGATGTGAAAAGCCTGATGGACGGCTCGCTGATCGACAAGGTGAAAACCGTTCTTGCCGACTACGACAACATCAAGCTTAAGGTCGACACGGCCGTTGCGAATGAAAGGGAAATTGGCAACCGGATCACTGAAGAGATTCTCAAAGTATTAGGGTAATGTGATGAAACTGACTTTTTTCACCATGCGTTTCCCGGTTGCCTCTGAGACATTCGTACTAAATCAGGTGACCCATTTTATTGATGCCGGTTACGAGGTGGAGATTATTTCAGTCTTTCCCGGCGATTTAGTGAACCGGCATGCGGCGTTTGATGAGTATGGTCTGGCGGCGAAGACCCACTATCTGCTGCCGGAAGAGAAAGTCTCAATTGTCGATAAGCTCAACCAGCGTATCAAACTGGTGCTGCCAAAAGTGACGAAGCCGTCGCTGCTGCGTTCGCTGAATGTGCGCCGTTATGGCGCGCAGTCCAGCAAACTGCTGCTGCCGTCGATTGTGGCGAATGCTAAGCAGACCTTTACCGCAGATGTGTTTCTGGTGCATTTCGGCTATGCCGGTGCACTGGCAAACAAGCTGCGTGAACTGGGTGTGCTTAAGGGTAAACAGGCGACCGTGTTTCATGGCGCTGATATTTCCCGTCGTCACATTCTGGAAGAGCACAAACTCGACTACGTGAATCTGTTCCGCCAGAGTGAGCTGATGCTGCCTATCAGCCATCTGTGGGAGAACAAGCTGATTGAGATGGGCTGCCCGCCGGAGAAAATTCACGTGACGCGTATGGGCATTGAGCCGGAGAAGTTTAACTTCCAGCCGCGCCAGGCGTTCCATACGCCGCTGCGTATCGTTTCAGTGGCGCGTCTGACTGAGAAAAAAGGCCTGGATGTGGCGGTGAAAGCCAGCGCCATCCTGAAGCAGCGTGGCGGTCAGTTTCAGTACACCATTATCGGCAACGGCGATCAGGATGAGATGATGCGTGATTTCATTGCCCGCGAGGGGATGGAAGATTGTGTCAGCATGCCGGGCTTTAAGCCGCAGGAGGAGATTCGTCGTGCGCTGAGCGAGGCTGACATCTTCCTGCTGCCGTCCAAAACCGCCGCAGATGGCGATATGGAAGGGATCCCGGTCGCCCTGATGGAGGCGATGGCGGTCGGCTTGCCGGTGGTCTCTACCTTCCACAGCGGCATTCCGGAGCTGATTGAGAACAACGTGTCTGGCTGGCTGGTGGAAGAGGACGACCCCGAGGCGCTGGCGGAAACGCTGCTAAAACTGTCTCAGGGTGAAGTGGATGTGGCGCCGGTCGTCGCAGCCGCACGTCATAAAGTTGAGACTGAATTTAATCAGCATATCGCCTATGGCGAACTGGCACAGATTCTGGAGCGACTGGTGTGAGTGGATTTAAGTCACAGGCGATTTGGCTGTTTGGCAGCACCTGCTTTTCCGCAGTGCTGCAGGTTGCACAGCTGAGCTTTCTCGCCCGCAAACTGGAAACCCACGAGCTGGGGCTGTTAGCTATCATCAACGCCATCCTGGCGGTGGCGGGTGTGCTGCAGGATATGGGGATGAGCAGTTATCTGGTGCATCGCCAGAACATTACCCGTCGTGAGCAGAGCACCATCTATTGGGTGAACGTCTCTCTCAGCCTGTGTACCGGGTTGATCATGTTGCTGATCGCCTTCCCGGTCTCCTGGTTCTATCACCTGCCGGAGCTGACCGGGCTGATCATGCTGACCAGTCTGAACTTCCTGGTGCTGGGTCATCTGTCGCAGTATCAGGCGCACTACATCAAAACCAAGCGGATGGTCTCGCTGGCGAAGATTGAGATGGGTACCAAGCTGTTTGCCTTCCTCTGTGTGGTCGCGATGCTGGAGTTCACCTCGTTGACGGTGGCCGCGGCGATTCTGGGTCTGTTTATCAACGCCTTTACCCGCATCCTCTGCATGATTGCGCTGGGTGAGAAGTCATGGCGTCCGACCTGGGAGTTCGACAAAGCGACCTTCTTCGGCGCAATTCGCTACGGTAGCTATCAGCTCGGCTCTCAGACCATTAACCAGCTGCGTACCCAGGCCGATGCGCTGGTGGTCGGTAAAGTTATGGGCGCAGAGATGCTGGGCGTTTACTCACTGGCGAAAGAGCTGGTGCTGCAACCGCTGAAGCTGGTCACGCCGGTGATTAACCGTCTGGCACTGCCGCGCTTTGCTGAGAAACAGCACGATGCCGAGCAGCTGAAAAAGCTGTTCCTGAAGGGTACGCTGGGGATCATGCTGTTCAGCAGCGCCATGTATCTGGCTATTGGTATCTTCTCGCCGGTTATTGTGCGTGTGCTGTATGGCGCGTCACATGAGCAGGTCTATCACCTGATCCCGCTGATGCTGCTGTTTGGCATGCTGCGGCCGATGGGCGGACTGACCGGGGCGATTTCGCAGGCCAACGGACGCACTAACGTGGAGTTCTACTGGAACATCGTGGCGAGCATTGTGGTTCTGGCGGTACTGGCGACCACCTTTATCTGGCCAAACGTGCTCTACGTCGCACTGACGCTCTCTATCTCGCAGATCCTGATCTCGGCACTGGCGCATCCGTTCTTTATCAAGCCGGTGATTGGCATTCGGTTTATCCCGTATGCCCGGCAGTGGGTGGCAGTATCGGTGGTATTTGTTGGCGTGATGCTGCTGGTAAATCATTTTAATCTGTTTGTGATGCCAGAGTGGTTTGAAGGCTGGCTCTGACTACAAAGCGTTATATAAACGGGCGGCCTCAGGGTCGCCCGTTTTCATTTATGGCTGGTCTCAGCCATGCAGCGAATAGTGCGCCGGATCACAGTGGCAATATTCGATTACTGATTGTCTTTGTTCAGTTTATGGTGTCGCTGGCAATGGGCAAAATGCCGAATTTCCAAGTTATGACAGAGAGTTACTGTCCGCTTTTCAGATAAAGATTATACTTGCTCTTCCGGCCGATCCTGCATAATCGACCCACATCTTCATTTTATTAAACGGAATAAATATGACCAAGCTTAAAGCAGTAATCCCGGTTGCGGGCCTCGGTATGCATATGCTCCCTGCGACTAAAGCCATTCCGAAAGAGATGCTGCCTGTCGTCGACAAACCGATGATCCAGTACATCATTGACGAGTGTGTTGCCGCAGGTATTAAAGAGATTGTGCTGGTCACGCATGCATCAAAAAATGCCGTTGAAAACCACTTCGACACCACCTATGAGCTGGAAGCGCTGCTTGAAGCGCGCGTGAAGCGTCAGCTGCTGAGCGAAGTGCAGTCTATCTGCCCGCCAGGCGTAACCATCATGAACGTGCGCCAGGCGCAGCCACTGGGCCTGGGTCACTCCATTCTCTGTGCCCGTCCGATGATCGGTGATAACCCGTTCGTGGTGGTGCTGCCGGACGTCCTGCTGGATGACTCTACCGCTGACCACATGCGTTATAACCTCGCAGCGATGGTTGCCCGTTTTGAAGAGACCGGCCACAGCCAGGTCCTGGCGCAGCATATGCCAGCGTCCGATCTCTCTGAGTACTCTGTGATCACCACGGAAGAGCCGATCGATCACCCAGGCGACATCAGCACCATCACCGATTTCGTTGAGAAGCCTGAAGATACAGCCGGACTGAGCTCTGACCTGGCTGCGGTAGGCCGCTATGTCCTTTCTGCTGATATCTGGGCAGAACTGGAGCGCACTGAGCCAGGCGCGTGGGGCCGTATCCAGCTGACCGATGCGATCGCCAGCCTGAGCAAGCACAAAACGGTTGATGTCTCTCTGCTGACTGGTCACAGTTTCGACTGCGGTCGTAAACTGGGTTACATGCAGGCGTTCGTCTCTTACGGACTGCGCAACAACGCGCAGGGTCGCGATTTCCGCGAAGCTATCCAGACGATTCTCGCAAAACAAAAGTAATTAAATCGCCGCGTCCTGCGCGGCAGATTGAAAGGAGCTCACATGGCAATTTTAGTAACGGGCGGAGCAGGCTATATCGGCTCCCATACGGTACTGGCGCTGTTGCAGCGCGGTGATGATGTTGTGGTTCTGGATAACCTCTGCAACGCCTCACGCGAAGCGATTAACCGCGTTGAGAAACTGGCGGGTAAAAAAGCGACCTTCGTTGAAGGCGATATCCGTGACCGTGCCTGTCTGCGTGACCTGTTCGCATCCAACAGCATTTCAGCGGTGATCCACTTTGCAGCGCTTAAAGCGGTGGGTGAGTCGACCCGCATGCCGCTGGAGTACTACGAGAACAACGTCGCAGGCACCGTGGTGCTGCTGGAAGAGATGCGTAATGCCGGCGTCTGGAACTTTATCTTCAGCTCATCAGCGACTGTCTATGGCGCAGATGCACCGGTTCCTTACGTTGAGACTACGCCAATCGGCGGCACCACCAGTCCGTACGGTACCTCAAAGCTGATGACCGAATTCGTTATGCGCGACTTCGCCAAAGCAGAACCGAAGTTCAAAGCGATTGCCCTGCGTTACTTCAATCCGGTTGGCGCGCACGAGTCTGGCGAAATCGGTGAAGACCCGACCGGCATCCCGAACAACCTGCTGCCGTACATCGCGCAGGTCGCGATTGGCCGTCTGGAGAAGCTGGGCGTATTTGGCGGCGACTACGATACGCCGGATGGCACCTGCCTGCGTGACTATATCCATGTGGTTGACCTGGCAGAAGGCCACCTGAAAGCGCTGGACCATCTGAACAAAGTTGAAGGTTACACTGCCTTTAACCTGGGCGGTGGTAAAGGCTTCTCCGTGCTGGAGATGATCAAAGCGTTTGAGAAGGCTTCCGGCAAGGCGATTCCGTTTGAAATCAAGCCACGCCGCGATGGCGACCTGCCTGCGTTCTGGGCCGATGCGTCACTCGCAAACAGTACGCTCGACTGGCGCGTGACGCGCGGTATCGATGAGATGATGCGCGATACGTGGAACTGGCAGAGCAAGAACCCGGATGGGTTTCGGTAGTTGAAAAAATATGCAAATACCCGGCTTCGGCCGGGTTTTTTTTTGCCTGTGTTAAGAGGAACTGCATATTTCTCCGCTTCACTTTTACCCATAAGCCAGCCAGAGACCGGTCAATAACGCAATACGGATTTATCCTGGCCTGAATTACGTTCAGTTTTAATAAAAGCAGAACGCAAACCTACTCTGTGAAGAGATGCAAAGTGTGATTCTTCAATCGCTACTATGCTGTTTTGCCGGTTTTTATTTTTAACAAAGCCTCTCTGTGTCAATGTTTAGTCACTCTTAAGTTTTATCAGTGGCAATGAAAGATTAGGCATATTATTTTTGCCGCACAAAATGTACTATTTGCAGTTATCCCGGAACCCGTATGCGTTTGAATAAAATATAATCAGCGCATCGACAAGCTAACCTGTGATGGAGAGATTCCCATCACACAGCGCATTGGTTGCTGCAAGCCAGGGGCGGTAGCGTGGCTATTTATTCGTAATGAGTAAAATTTGACCCGCGTATATGCATAGCATGTTTAAATTTGTTAGAGGATATGGAATGTTACTTCCCGTAATCATGGCCGGAGGAACCGGCAGCCGCTTATGGCCCCTTTCCCGCGAACTTTACCCTAAGCAGTTCATCTGTCTGCACGGTGAGCACTCAATGCTGCAGGAGACGGTAAATCGTCTGGGCGGCATTGAGGCGCGCGCACCTATGGTAATTTGCAACGAAGAGCATCGCTTTCTGGTTGCCGAGCAGTTACGACAAATCAACAAGCTCTCTCATAACATTATTCTTGAACCCGTAGGCCGCAACACCGCTCCTGCTATAGCACTGGCTGCTCTGAACGCCGTAGAGCAGGGCGATGATCCGGTTCTGCTGGTGCTGGCTGCCGATCATGTAATTGAAGATCGTGCTGCGTTTCATCAGGCAATTAAAGTCGCTACCGCCTATGCGAAACAGGGCA
This genomic window contains:
- a CDS encoding glycosyltransferase — its product is MKLTFFTMRFPVASETFVLNQVTHFIDAGYEVEIISVFPGDLVNRHAAFDEYGLAAKTHYLLPEEKVSIVDKLNQRIKLVLPKVTKPSLLRSLNVRRYGAQSSKLLLPSIVANAKQTFTADVFLVHFGYAGALANKLRELGVLKGKQATVFHGADISRRHILEEHKLDYVNLFRQSELMLPISHLWENKLIEMGCPPEKIHVTRMGIEPEKFNFQPRQAFHTPLRIVSVARLTEKKGLDVAVKASAILKQRGGQFQYTIIGNGDQDEMMRDFIAREGMEDCVSMPGFKPQEEIRRALSEADIFLLPSKTAADGDMEGIPVALMEAMAVGLPVVSTFHSGIPELIENNVSGWLVEEDDPEALAETLLKLSQGEVDVAPVVAAARHKVETEFNQHIAYGELAQILERLV
- the galF gene encoding UTP--glucose-1-phosphate uridylyltransferase GalF — protein: MTKLKAVIPVAGLGMHMLPATKAIPKEMLPVVDKPMIQYIIDECVAAGIKEIVLVTHASKNAVENHFDTTYELEALLEARVKRQLLSEVQSICPPGVTIMNVRQAQPLGLGHSILCARPMIGDNPFVVVLPDVLLDDSTADHMRYNLAAMVARFEETGHSQVLAQHMPASDLSEYSVITTEEPIDHPGDISTITDFVEKPEDTAGLSSDLAAVGRYVLSADIWAELERTEPGAWGRIQLTDAIASLSKHKTVDVSLLTGHSFDCGRKLGYMQAFVSYGLRNNAQGRDFREAIQTILAKQK
- a CDS encoding lipopolysaccharide biosynthesis protein, with the protein product MSGFKSQAIWLFGSTCFSAVLQVAQLSFLARKLETHELGLLAIINAILAVAGVLQDMGMSSYLVHRQNITRREQSTIYWVNVSLSLCTGLIMLLIAFPVSWFYHLPELTGLIMLTSLNFLVLGHLSQYQAHYIKTKRMVSLAKIEMGTKLFAFLCVVAMLEFTSLTVAAAILGLFINAFTRILCMIALGEKSWRPTWEFDKATFFGAIRYGSYQLGSQTINQLRTQADALVVGKVMGAEMLGVYSLAKELVLQPLKLVTPVINRLALPRFAEKQHDAEQLKKLFLKGTLGIMLFSSAMYLAIGIFSPVIVRVLYGASHEQVYHLIPLMLLFGMLRPMGGLTGAISQANGRTNVEFYWNIVASIVVLAVLATTFIWPNVLYVALTLSISQILISALAHPFFIKPVIGIRFIPYARQWVAVSVVFVGVMLLVNHFNLFVMPEWFEGWL
- the wcaK gene encoding colanic acid biosynthesis pyruvyl transferase WcaK — its product is MKILLVGNHTCGNRGDGAILRGLIDSMKSARSDLDIDVISRYPTSSGYLLQQDIQQDALYLHNSKSGKGLVGSFKRKVANRLMPDIMMAHLGKGGIFKSFSVPPHLKAFTESLAKYDAIIQVGGSFFVDLYGVTQFDHALCALMAKKPIYLIGHSVGPFQNPRVNALANFVFDRVDSLVLRESVSLDLMKRDGVTSSKVASGVDTAFLVRAREVENPSHNLLYWQGIIAGRKTIAITVRELAPFDKRLGVTQKEYEAAFGRVINAMIAEGYQVVAFSTCTGIDSYAKDDRMVALTLRDHVAQPEHYHVIMDEFNDLELGILLSHCHLTIGTRLHSAIISMNFGTPAVAINYEHKSMGVMNQLGLPQMATDVKSLMDGSLIDKVKTVLADYDNIKLKVDTAVANEREIGNRITEEILKVLG
- the galE gene encoding UDP-glucose 4-epimerase GalE; the encoded protein is MAILVTGGAGYIGSHTVLALLQRGDDVVVLDNLCNASREAINRVEKLAGKKATFVEGDIRDRACLRDLFASNSISAVIHFAALKAVGESTRMPLEYYENNVAGTVVLLEEMRNAGVWNFIFSSSATVYGADAPVPYVETTPIGGTTSPYGTSKLMTEFVMRDFAKAEPKFKAIALRYFNPVGAHESGEIGEDPTGIPNNLLPYIAQVAIGRLEKLGVFGGDYDTPDGTCLRDYIHVVDLAEGHLKALDHLNKVEGYTAFNLGGGKGFSVLEMIKAFEKASGKAIPFEIKPRRDGDLPAFWADASLANSTLDWRVTRGIDEMMRDTWNWQSKNPDGFR